TGGTTCTTTATTCTACTTACATTCGTGTCTTGAGATGATTGATATGAAGCTTTAGGCGATCTCGGGTTCTCTTGCGAGTGCGTAATGTTTGCCACTAATGTTTATTGGTGATTATTTTCCATTCGCTTTCAAAGTTGCTGAGGAATAGTACGGAGTATTTGTGTGCCGTCCGGATACGTGCTGTGTTCTCCATGTTAGGGGCAGGTAGGCATTGTATATTCCGGAAAATTCTGTTATTTTGCAGCATTTAATGCTAGTACAGATGCGTCTCGTGTCTCTTGCGTCCTAGTAATCTTTTCTTGAAAGCCttgcactaatatatatatatatatatatatatatatatgtcgtacctagtagccagaacgcacttctgagcctactatgcaaggcccgatttgcctaataagccaagttttcatgaattaatgtttcttcggctacctaacctacctaacctaacctaacctaactttttcggctacctaacctaacctaacctataaagataggttaggttaggttaggtagggttggttaggttcggtcatatatctacgttaattttaactccaataaataaaaattgacctcatacataatgaaatgggtagctttatcatttcataagaaaaaaattatacaaaatatattaattcaggaaaactttgcttattaggcaaatcgggccttgcatagtaggctcagaagtgcgttctggctactaggtacgacatatatatatatatatatatatatatatacgtatatatatatatatatgaatatatatataatgcttcttgcagtgtgactgttgtgttaGACTGATGTGCTTCTTACGCTTTAAGACTAGAAGGGATTCATACAATGAATGgtttaaaaataaatatggttCTCTGTTTTACCCCCAGAGCACAGTACAACAGCTGCTAGCACCAcatctaccactaccaccacatctaccacaaccaccacaactacaactcAACCCACTACCGTAGCTACCACAACAGAGCCCACACCAACTGAACCATATGCGGCCTCCACCACCGCGACGCATTTCGAAACTACGTTATGGATGGTTACAGACTTAACTGGAGATAAGGGGAATGCATCCACCAGCCCCGTTACGGACAAAGGCGCCCAAGAATGTCACAAGATTcccttgtgggtgtgggtgtgtgtggggttgatGGCCAGCTTCTTCGTCTTCTTTATCATTCTCTTAATTTACACCATCATCCTCTGTCGTCGAAACTGGTCCCTGCAGGCGGCCGTAGCCAGACAAAGCCAGCACCTTCGTGGCCGAATACCACCACCTGGTGGCTACGGCGAAGAGGCCAGAGACATGCACTACTACGGGATGAGGAACCAGAACCTGATGATTGGAGGAACAACGCCAAGGATTCGAACTCCATCTCCTCGACAGCCTTCCCAACGCTTCGACTCCAACGCCAAAACTTTGTCATGCACTCGTTCCCTCTCACACCCTGGGCCTTCCTACTTAGCTCCTACCATCAACTTCCCAGCGGCGCCCAGGGAAGAACCACCTCCCGAGTTTCTTGAAGAGATGGACCTCACTTGTACCTGTGACTCTGAGGAGCACGAAATGGATCCACTGACTGGAAAGATGTATAACATCTCGGAAAATAACTTGGCTGATGATGAAAGAAGTACCAGCAGCTACAACAGGAGTACCAAGAGGATATAGGAGATAAATTGTAAATTATAAATAGTTTATAGATGAGGAGTTGTTTGTAGAGTTTGGCTAATCTCTTCTACTCCGAGGAAATGGGTTTGTTTTATGAAGTTGTGTGTAAATTTTTGGGTATTTTTTCCCGAACTGTGACACGATGACAACTATTGTTATGCTGTCAGGGTTGTCTTGTTACAACGGTGAGATGTTTACAATAGTGTTCGTTTTGCACAATGTATTAGACGAGAACTGAATCATGCATCAATTGAGCTACAGTTAACCACGACAAGTCCACaatgggctcaccataacccgtgctacttggaacatttgttcccagtagctgaatctaaaacatcaataacaacaacagattGTGTTTGCAATGTTGTGGGTTGGTTGCAACGTTCTGCCCATCTACTGGTCCTTCACAGTCTCCAGTTGAAAGTGTTATGTCATGAACATCAGTTAACATAACCAACAATTAAGACGAATTCACAAGAAACATGGATGTTGTTATACCCGGCCACTCGTTAAGTTACTCATCTGAAGACAGTTATTATCAgtagtctggggccagattcacgaagcagttacgcaagcacttgcgaacctgtacatcttttttcaatctttggcggctttgtttacaattattaaacagttaatgagctccgaagcaccaggaggctgtttataacaataacaacagttgattgggaagttttcatgcttgtaaactgtttaataaatgtaaccaaagccgtcaaagattgaggaaagttgtacacgttcgtaagtacttgcgtaactgcttcgtgagtctggcccctGGTTCTTAGCACTTTGGCGAGTCACGAACTTAATTTTTATTGTCTGAAAAGCTCTTCTGTTGGCACGttaattaatgttttatgttatgtttattttTAAGTGATTTTTAACTTGAAGACTTTATAGAAGAATGTTGTGGTAACGTGAACTGGTTGTTAATTCATGCAGTTAGTGTTGTAGATACAATAAGTGTTGTACAATGTTGTAAATAGAGAaagtaattgtaattaataattaagTAATAGTAAGTAATATGACTTTTCATGTGTTTGCCATTGGGACAATTTCTTGTATATTTGTTGTTACCGGAGTTAAGGCTTTTGTTACTTAATGAAAACATGAATAGAAGTTGAAAGTATGTGTGGCACACTTGAACGTGCACTCACACTCACTACAGCATGGTTACGCTAATAGTCCCGTATCTCATCCTGGAATGCAGAtgagaagtcacaataacgtgactgaaatatgttgaccagaccacacactagaaagtgaagagacgacgacgtttcggtccgtcctggaccattctcaagtcgattgtaaataCAATGATGTAAATACTTCGACGTTGACATCCTGGAATGTTATGATATTCAGTATGATGTTGACTTTGATAATGACATGCtttcaatattatgagaaatttagCTTTCCCAGTGTACCTGGGAGTTGTGTAAGTACCTCCATAAAATATCCGGTGAATGTGATTCCTTTGGTTCATCTGATGTCTTTCTGCTCTCGGACTGACATCCTAAATGATACCGTGAATATTTAGAATAATTTGAAACATAGATGGCCCTATATAGTCATCCGGGCTTGGCGCATTCTTTTGATTAATACGTGAAATTGAAGAAGTCCATAAAGCTGGTGAGCAGGGGGATGGAAGGGGTTGGATATAGGAAATCTTGAAGTAAGATTGAGAGATAAGGTAGAGAAGAGGAAATACAAGTTAGTGGCCTTTGGCACTTTGGCTTTGTGGGTGATTCTGATGCTGTGATAAGTTCACCTTTTGTGAATTAGAAATAATGAACTGCAAATGTTAAAAAATATAATGCATTAAAACTCTGAAAATTATATAATGTATGAAGTCAGTATTCCCTGTGCTATACAATGATTATTTATGAGTTAAATAATTGGGGTTAAAACTAATGTGTTACAAGAACAGTGATGGAGCTGAGTAAATCTTACTGGGGGAATTATTTAATGGAATAAAATGAAATACCAAAGGGGGAAAGAAATGCTCGATTCCGAAGCTCGTCGTTAATGTATCAATGGAAATTAAATGCGATGAGCAAAGCTGAAGTTATAAATGGTTAAAGTAGACCTATTAAGTCCAGGCATTGAGGGACAATTCACCATACTCTGGCAGCTTCTTAGATGTGTCGCTGTTAACAACTGTTTGTGGTAAACAATTATCATATTTACTAAGACGTTGACATCTAAAAAtgtgtgttttattttttttaaggatTCTCGTTTAACAAGTGACTTAATGTTTCAACCTCGTTACTGTGAGTAACTTTTCTAGTTTTTTTCCGAGGATACTGGTGGTAGTTCTTCTCGTAGTCGTGCTGTTAGGTggtaggtggtgctggtagttctcgtgggtgctgc
Above is a genomic segment from Procambarus clarkii isolate CNS0578487 chromosome 86, FALCON_Pclarkii_2.0, whole genome shotgun sequence containing:
- the LOC123768216 gene encoding uncharacterized protein, which gives rise to MALVLLPLISAALVASVATQGCPQIHTSESVPHYVSLEESNFFTLWFRVNSDLTINKQWVTTFKFGFGEGNTKFTNIYQLVFEKVKKRKYLTCTLTKTAGGKKYLDERLSQSWFTSEDWVGVSMQHSRFTLYLNHNGTQLHVQLKDQQLENVKTVEVKADLDIGENCHIPEEHSTTAASTTSTTTTTSTTTTTTTTQPTTVATTTEPTPTEPYAASTTATHFETTLWMVTDLTGDKGNASTSPVTDKGAQECHKIPLWVWVCVGLMASFFVFFIILLIYTIILCRRNWSLQAAVARQSQHLRGRIPPPGGYGEEARDMHYYGMRNQNLMIGGTTPRIRTPSPRQPSQRFDSNAKTLSCTRSLSHPGPSYLAPTINFPAAPREEPPPEFLEEMDLTCTCDSEEHEMDPLTGKMYNISENNLADDERSTSSYNRSTKRI